A genomic segment from Streptomyces longhuiensis encodes:
- the dnaE gene encoding DNA polymerase III subunit alpha, translating to MADSFVHLHNHTEYSMLDGAQKLKPMFAEVDRQGMPAVAMSDHGNMFGAYEFHQVSKGFDGVKPIIGIEAYVAPSSRRNRKQEFWGPGGQRAMSDDGEGSKDVSGGGRFTHMTMWAENVQGLKNLFYMSTEASYTGQFPAGKPRMDMELISEHAEGIIATTGCPSGAIQTRLRLNQYDEAREVAAVYQDIFGRESYFLELMDHGLSIEKQVRDGLLRLAKELKIPLLATNDAHYIHADQADAHDNLLCIGVGKNKADEKRFRFSGNDYYLKTAAEMRELFSEMPEACDNTLLIAERVQSYDAVFENVDEMPQFPDVPEGETQESWLRKDVLKGLEMRYGAPIPDEVMERFETEMSIIGPMGFSSYFLVVADICKYARDNGIPVGPGRGSATGSIVAYATRITELCPLEHGLLFERFLNPERINPPDVDLDFDDRQRDTMVRYVTEKYGDEYTAMVNTFGKIKAKNAIKDSSRILGYPFQHGERITKALPPDIMGKSIPLDGIFDSAHPRYGEAGEIRAMYENEPDVKKVIDTAKGVEGLTRGTGVHAAAVILSKTKLTERIPLHMRAKDGVKITGFDYPSCENMGLVKMDFLGLRNLGVIDHALKNIRDNRGVHLATVDPGNGDDRVKVIPLDDKKTFELLGRGDTFGVFQLDGGGMRALLKLMEPSRFEDIAAALALYRPGPMAANAHTNYALRQNGKQEPAPIHPELKEVLDPILGSTHHLLIFQEQIMAIARTLAGYTLGGADMLRRAMGKKKPEVLAAEWQKFHDGMETNNYSEEAIKAIWDVMLPFSGYAFNKSHTAGYGLVSYWTAYLKANYPAEYMAALLTSVGDDKDKAGIYLADARKLGVTVLPPDVNESLAEFAAVGDDVRFGLLSVRNVGENVIESIIAGRKSGGKYASFADFLDKVDLPALNKRAVESLIKGGAFDSLGHTRRGLSAAHEMAIDAVVPLKKAAAYGQDDLFAGLGSDDAADAAGFGMEVQIGEEEWPRRQLLATEREMLGMYVSAHPLDGTENLLAAHRDTTIVDLIASGRTEGVVRLSGLITSVQPKMTKQGNAWAIVNLADRDGTIEVLFFPATYQLVAGALVEDAVVSVQGRLNDRDGTLSIFGQELQTLDVSSAERTGAAPVQLVLPYHRINERSVKELGRIIGAHPGDNPVRLAVRGVAKTTVYQLGLMVNAATVASDIKGSFGPDIWQGVA from the coding sequence GTGGCTGACAGCTTTGTTCACCTGCACAATCACACCGAATACTCGATGCTCGACGGCGCTCAGAAGCTTAAGCCGATGTTCGCCGAAGTCGACCGTCAGGGCATGCCCGCGGTCGCCATGAGCGACCACGGCAACATGTTCGGTGCGTACGAGTTCCATCAGGTGTCCAAGGGCTTCGACGGCGTCAAGCCGATCATTGGGATCGAGGCGTACGTCGCCCCGTCCTCGCGTCGTAACCGGAAGCAGGAGTTCTGGGGTCCCGGCGGTCAGCGGGCCATGTCGGATGACGGTGAGGGGTCGAAGGACGTCTCCGGTGGCGGCCGTTTCACCCACATGACGATGTGGGCCGAGAACGTCCAGGGCCTGAAGAACCTCTTCTACATGTCCACCGAGGCCAGCTATACCGGCCAGTTCCCCGCTGGCAAGCCGCGCATGGACATGGAGTTGATCAGTGAGCACGCCGAGGGCATCATCGCCACCACCGGCTGCCCCTCCGGTGCGATCCAGACGCGGCTGCGTCTGAACCAGTACGACGAGGCCCGCGAGGTCGCGGCCGTGTACCAGGACATCTTCGGCCGGGAGAGCTACTTCCTGGAGCTGATGGACCACGGGCTGTCGATCGAGAAGCAGGTCCGGGACGGTCTGCTGCGCCTTGCCAAGGAGCTGAAGATCCCGCTCCTGGCGACCAACGACGCGCACTACATCCACGCGGACCAGGCCGATGCGCACGACAACCTGCTGTGCATCGGCGTCGGCAAGAACAAGGCCGACGAGAAGCGGTTCCGGTTCTCGGGCAACGACTACTACCTCAAGACCGCAGCCGAGATGCGTGAGCTGTTCTCGGAGATGCCGGAGGCGTGTGACAACACGCTGCTGATCGCCGAGCGCGTCCAGTCCTACGACGCCGTCTTCGAGAACGTCGACGAGATGCCGCAGTTCCCCGACGTCCCCGAAGGGGAGACGCAGGAGTCCTGGCTGCGCAAGGACGTCCTCAAGGGACTGGAGATGCGCTACGGCGCCCCCATCCCCGACGAGGTCATGGAGCGCTTCGAGACCGAGATGAGCATCATCGGTCCGATGGGGTTCTCCTCGTACTTCCTCGTGGTCGCCGACATCTGCAAGTACGCCCGAGACAACGGCATCCCGGTCGGACCGGGCCGAGGCTCGGCGACCGGCTCGATCGTGGCGTACGCGACCCGTATCACCGAACTGTGCCCGCTGGAGCACGGCCTGCTCTTCGAGCGGTTCCTCAACCCCGAGCGCATCAACCCGCCGGATGTCGACCTCGACTTCGACGACCGTCAGCGCGACACCATGGTCCGCTACGTCACCGAGAAGTACGGCGACGAGTACACGGCGATGGTCAACACGTTCGGCAAGATCAAGGCCAAGAACGCGATCAAGGACAGCTCGCGGATCCTCGGCTACCCCTTCCAGCATGGGGAGCGGATCACCAAGGCGCTGCCGCCGGACATCATGGGCAAGTCGATCCCGCTGGACGGCATCTTCGACTCCGCCCACCCGCGCTACGGCGAGGCGGGCGAGATCCGGGCGATGTACGAGAACGAACCCGACGTCAAGAAGGTCATCGACACCGCCAAGGGTGTCGAGGGACTGACACGGGGCACCGGCGTGCACGCCGCCGCGGTCATCCTGTCCAAGACCAAGCTGACCGAGCGCATCCCGCTGCACATGCGCGCCAAGGACGGCGTCAAGATCACCGGCTTTGACTACCCCAGTTGCGAAAACATGGGGCTGGTCAAGATGGACTTCCTGGGCTTGCGCAACTTGGGCGTCATCGACCACGCGCTGAAGAACATCCGTGACAACCGTGGCGTCCACCTGGCCACCGTCGACCCGGGCAACGGCGATGACAGGGTCAAGGTCATCCCGCTCGACGACAAGAAGACCTTCGAGCTCCTCGGCCGAGGCGACACGTTCGGTGTCTTCCAGCTCGACGGCGGCGGCATGCGCGCCCTGCTGAAGCTGATGGAGCCGAGCCGATTCGAGGACATCGCCGCCGCCCTGGCCCTGTACCGGCCCGGTCCGATGGCCGCCAACGCGCACACGAACTATGCCCTCAGGCAGAACGGCAAACAGGAGCCAGCCCCGATCCACCCGGAGCTCAAGGAGGTCCTGGACCCGATCCTGGGTTCCACCCACCACCTGCTGATCTTCCAAGAGCAGATCATGGCCATCGCCCGGACCCTAGCCGGGTACACGCTCGGCGGCGCCGACATGCTGCGCCGCGCCATGGGTAAGAAGAAGCCCGAGGTCCTGGCCGCCGAGTGGCAGAAGTTCCACGACGGCATGGAGACCAACAACTACTCGGAAGAGGCCATCAAGGCGATCTGGGACGTCATGCTCCCGTTCTCCGGATACGCCTTCAACAAGTCCCACACCGCCGGATACGGCCTGGTCTCCTACTGGACCGCCTACCTCAAGGCGAACTACCCGGCCGAGTACATGGCCGCGCTGCTCACCTCGGTCGGCGACGACAAGGACAAGGCCGGCATCTACCTCGCCGATGCCCGCAAGCTCGGCGTCACCGTTCTTCCGCCCGACGTGAACGAGTCGCTGGCCGAGTTCGCGGCCGTCGGCGACGACGTCCGCTTCGGCCTGCTGTCCGTGCGCAACGTCGGCGAGAACGTCATCGAGTCGATCATCGCGGGCCGCAAGTCCGGCGGGAAGTACGCCTCCTTCGCTGACTTCCTCGACAAGGTCGACCTCCCTGCCCTGAACAAGCGCGCCGTCGAGTCCCTCATCAAGGGCGGCGCGTTCGACTCCCTCGGGCACACCCGTAGAGGTCTGTCCGCCGCTCACGAGATGGCCATCGACGCCGTCGTTCCGCTGAAGAAGGCCGCCGCCTACGGCCAGGACGACCTGTTCGCGGGCCTGGGCAGCGACGACGCGGCAGACGCCGCCGGTTTTGGCATGGAGGTGCAGATCGGCGAAGAGGAGTGGCCCCGCAGGCAACTCCTGGCCACCGAGCGGGAGATGCTGGGCATGTACGTCTCTGCGCACCCGCTGGACGGCACCGAGAATCTCCTCGCCGCCCATCGCGACACCACCATCGTCGACTTGATCGCCTCAGGGCGAACAGAGGGGGTGGTCCGACTCTCTGGCCTGATCACCAGCGTGCAGCCGAAGATGACGAAGCAGGGCAATGCGTGGGCGATCGTCAACCTGGCCGACCGTGACGGCACGATCGAGGTGCTGTTCTTCCCCGCCACCTACCAACTCGTCGCCGGCGCCCTGGTTGAGGACGCCGTGGTCTCGGTGCAGGGCCGCCTCAACGACCGTGACGGCACGCTCAGTATTTTCGGGCAGGAGCTCCAGACACTCGACGTGTCCTCCGCGGAGCGAACGGGCGCGGCTCCGGTACAGCTCGTCCTGCCGTATCACCGCATCAACGAAAGGTCCGTCAAGGAACTCGGGCGCATCATCGGCGCTCACCCGGGCGACAACCCCGTGCGCCTCGCGGTCCGAGGGGTGGCCAAGACGACCGTCTACCAGCTCGGGTTGATGGTGAACGCCGCGACAGTAGCTTCCGACATCAAGGGCTCGTTCGGTCCGGACATTTGGCAGGGTGTGGCGTGA
- a CDS encoding fasciclin domain-containing protein, which yields MQTRVRRVAVTVAAAAMLPLALTACSDSDSKDKASDSSSAAASKGSDMASPSDDMTNADEPFGPACSSVPKDGAGSFDGMAKDPVATAASNNPALSTLVTAVKKAGLVDTLNNAKNITVFAPTNDAFAKIPKADLDKVLNDKAQLTKILTYHVVGQKLAPKDLENGSFDTLEKSKLTTSGSGENYKVNDSANVVCGNVKTANANVYIIDSVLMPKS from the coding sequence ATGCAGACTCGAGTCCGTCGTGTTGCCGTTACTGTTGCCGCCGCCGCCATGCTGCCGCTGGCGCTGACCGCCTGCTCCGACAGCGACTCCAAGGACAAGGCGTCCGACAGTTCGTCGGCTGCCGCGTCGAAGGGGTCGGACATGGCCAGCCCGTCCGACGACATGACCAACGCCGACGAACCGTTCGGACCGGCGTGTTCGTCCGTGCCCAAGGACGGTGCGGGTTCCTTCGACGGCATGGCCAAGGACCCGGTCGCCACTGCGGCTTCGAACAACCCGGCGCTGTCCACGCTGGTCACGGCTGTGAAGAAGGCCGGCCTGGTGGACACGCTGAACAACGCGAAGAACATCACTGTCTTCGCGCCGACCAACGACGCCTTCGCGAAGATCCCGAAGGCCGACCTCGACAAGGTCCTCAACGACAAGGCCCAGCTCACCAAGATCCTCACCTACCACGTCGTGGGCCAGAAGCTCGCGCCCAAGGACCTGGAGAACGGCTCGTTCGACACGCTGGAGAAGTCCAAACTCACGACCTCGGGCTCCGGCGAGAACTACAAGGTCAACGACAGCGCGAACGTCGTCTGCGGCAACGTGAAGACGGCCAACGCCAACGTCTACATCATCGACTCCGTCCTCATGCCCAAGAGCTGA
- a CDS encoding NAD(P)/FAD-dependent oxidoreductase, giving the protein MDRVPEVAVVGAGIVGLCTAYALAERGTTARVYESGVPGHGQSNGQSRIFRHAHDDARLVEFARQGRAVWDEWADRLGAELISQDGAVALGDSVSERLRILQDAGGIRVRTLDSAELHARMPLLADYRGPAMLEEDGGAIRTRVAVESLVDALGDAVVTDEVISLHPTGRGTVEVLSAVGREEYATAVVCAGLGTARLARNVGLSLPIRPAAHIRLTFQVRGAPPKRVACLQDSSGDFGEVGVYAAPYPGNSRYAVGLSQTVQVREDGSFVDPEELAALGDRARAYVSRALPGLDPEPVEHLRCWVTSLPWSEDGMAVWEADRIFFVAGHNLFKQAPRLGRALAGAAMAEELEENLRPAAALGQPH; this is encoded by the coding sequence ATGGACCGGGTTCCCGAGGTGGCCGTGGTAGGAGCCGGCATCGTCGGACTCTGCACCGCCTATGCACTGGCCGAACGCGGGACGACGGCGAGGGTCTACGAAAGCGGCGTTCCAGGCCACGGGCAGTCCAATGGCCAGTCCCGCATATTCCGCCACGCGCACGACGACGCCCGCCTGGTCGAATTCGCCCGGCAGGGCCGCGCCGTCTGGGACGAGTGGGCCGACCGGTTGGGCGCCGAACTGATCTCCCAGGACGGAGCGGTCGCCCTGGGAGATTCCGTTTCTGAGAGACTGCGCATTCTGCAGGATGCCGGCGGCATACGGGTCCGGACCCTGGACAGCGCCGAACTTCACGCCCGCATGCCGCTGCTTGCCGACTACCGCGGTCCCGCGATGCTCGAGGAGGACGGCGGTGCCATCCGCACCCGTGTCGCGGTTGAGAGCCTGGTGGACGCGCTGGGTGACGCTGTGGTCACCGACGAGGTCATCTCGCTGCATCCGACGGGCCGCGGCACGGTGGAGGTGCTCAGCGCCGTCGGCCGCGAAGAGTACGCAACGGCCGTGGTGTGCGCGGGCCTGGGCACCGCGCGGCTGGCGCGCAACGTGGGGCTTTCGCTACCGATACGGCCGGCAGCCCACATCCGCCTCACCTTCCAGGTCAGGGGAGCGCCCCCCAAACGGGTCGCCTGCCTGCAGGACAGCAGCGGCGACTTCGGGGAGGTTGGTGTCTACGCAGCCCCCTATCCTGGCAACAGCCGATATGCGGTGGGCCTCAGCCAAACGGTCCAGGTTCGGGAGGACGGCAGCTTCGTGGACCCCGAAGAACTGGCGGCACTCGGTGACCGCGCCCGCGCGTACGTCTCCCGCGCACTGCCGGGCCTCGACCCCGAGCCCGTCGAGCACCTGCGCTGCTGGGTGACAAGCCTGCCGTGGAGCGAAGACGGCATGGCGGTCTGGGAAGCCGACAGAATCTTCTTCGTCGCCGGGCACAACCTGTTCAAACAGGCACCTCGGCTGGGACGGGCATTGGCCGGCGCGGCCATGGCCGAGGAACTCGAGGAGAACCTGCGTCCGGCGGCCGCACTCGGCCAGCCTCACTGA
- a CDS encoding helix-turn-helix domain-containing protein — protein MDKGRRITGVARDTLAAELKAAYEGGASIRSIAGSTGRSYGFVYRILIEAGVTLRGRGGDTRSKPSS, from the coding sequence ATGGACAAGGGCAGGCGGATCACCGGCGTGGCACGTGACACGCTGGCCGCGGAGCTGAAGGCCGCATACGAAGGCGGCGCCTCGATACGGAGCATCGCGGGCAGCACTGGACGCTCCTATGGCTTCGTCTACCGCATCCTCATCGAGGCAGGTGTCACTCTGCGCGGGCGCGGCGGCGACACCCGCAGCAAGCCCAGCTCATAG
- a CDS encoding TetR/AcrR family transcriptional regulator C-terminal domain-containing protein has product MASSPTAPVVQGSGPYSNGRLTRDRVLACALEIIDRDGVDGLTMRRLARALERDPMSLYRHASNKAALLDGVAETVLAQLTVDPAATDWIAQLRTVARQYRRLALAHPHVVPLLVTRPMATPLALRPRGTLRPLEAVLALLTRAGFSGSDALHIYRALFGFLHGHVLNELQELVDNPEESDDLLRLGLHRLPIGEFPLLRGLASVLAAYDGAAELERGLDILLTGLQATLTPIP; this is encoded by the coding sequence ATGGCCTCTTCCCCGACCGCCCCAGTCGTCCAGGGATCCGGCCCGTACTCCAACGGCAGACTCACCCGGGACAGGGTGCTGGCCTGCGCACTGGAGATCATCGACCGTGACGGCGTCGACGGGCTCACCATGCGCCGCCTGGCCCGCGCACTGGAGCGCGACCCGATGAGCCTCTACCGCCACGCATCTAACAAGGCGGCACTGCTCGACGGCGTCGCCGAGACCGTCCTCGCCCAGCTGACGGTAGACCCTGCCGCCACCGACTGGATCGCTCAACTACGCACCGTCGCACGCCAGTACCGCCGCCTCGCACTCGCCCATCCACACGTCGTACCCCTGCTCGTCACCCGGCCCATGGCCACCCCCCTGGCCCTGCGCCCCCGCGGCACTCTGCGTCCGCTGGAGGCCGTCCTAGCCCTGCTCACCAGGGCCGGCTTCAGCGGATCTGACGCCCTACACATCTACCGCGCGCTGTTCGGTTTCTTGCACGGCCACGTCCTGAACGAACTGCAGGAACTCGTCGACAACCCGGAGGAGAGCGATGACCTGCTCCGCCTGGGCCTGCACCGGCTACCCATCGGAGAGTTCCCTCTCCTGCGCGGTCTGGCCTCGGTCCTCGCCGCCTACGACGGCGCCGCCGAACTCGAACGCGGACTCGACATCCTCCTCACCGGGCTGCAGGCCACCCTGACCCCGATCCCGTGA
- a CDS encoding IS5 family transposase (programmed frameshift), whose translation MTERLVPDGLWELFQRVVPKAPTRPQGGGRRRHGDREVLAAIVFVATTGCTWSQVPPVFGPSGATAHRRFMEWSRQRVWAKLHRLVLDELGARGELDWSRCAIDSVNMRALKGDLTGPNPVDRGKYGSKIHLITERTGLPLSVAISGANLHDSQALEPLVRGIPPIRSRRGPRRRRPAKLHADKAYDNRHLRKWLRLRHITPRIARKGVETSQKLGRHRWTIERTMAWLAGCRRLHRRYERQAIHFLAFTSIACTLICYRRLTN comes from the exons CTGACTGAGCGTCTGGTCCCTGATGGACTGTGGGAGTTGTTCCAGCGGGTGGTGCCGAAGGCGCCGACTCGGCCGCAGGGTGGTGGTCGGCGCCGCCATGGGGACCGTGAGGTGTTGGCGGCGATTGTCTTCGTGGCCACGACTGGGTGCACGTGGTCGCAGGTCCCGCCCGTGTTCGGGCCATCCGGGGCCACGGCTCACCGCCGGTTCATGGAGTGGAGCCGACAACGGGTCTGGGCGAAACTGCATCGTCTGGTGCTGGACGAGCTGGGGGCTCGAGGCGAGCTGGACTGGTCACGATGCGCAATCGACTCGGTGAACATGCGCGCCCTG AAGGGGGACCTGACGGGTCCGAATCCTGTAGATCGGGGCAAGTATGGTTCGAAGATCCACTTGATCACCGAGCGGACCGGACTGCCGCTTTCCGTCGCTATCTCCGGCGCCAACCTTCATGACAGTCAGGCCCTCGAACCACTCGTGCGCGGCATCCCACCGATCAGATCTCGGCGCGGTCCACGCCGCCGGCGCCCCGCCAAGCTTCACGCCGACAAGGCCTACGACAACCGTCACCTGCGGAAATGGCTCCGCCTACGCCACATAACACCGCGCATCGCTCGCAAGGGAGTTGAGACGTCACAGAAGCTGGGGCGTCACCGGTGGACCATCGAACGCACCATGGCCTGGCTCGCCGGCTGCCGACGTCTCCACCGCCGCTACGAGCGGCAAGCCATCCACTTCCTGGCCTTCACCAGCATCGCCTGCACCCTCATCTGCTACCGCAGACTCACCAATTGA
- a CDS encoding DJ-1/PfpI family protein codes for MLAAVLAALAGTALAAAFVPTDTAGVSWITLVWLHTGEINARQSDINPAGTISVDKKVADASVGDYDALLLPGGTMNPDQLRTDPDAVSFVREFMGTGKPVATICHGPWTLAEADVVRGRRLTSWPSIRTDLRNAGADVVDEEVVVDRQLITSGGPHDLPVFCNTLIDRLAETLQPA; via the coding sequence GTGCTGGCTGCCGTTCTGGCAGCGCTCGCAGGCACCGCACTCGCAGCCGCTTTTGTACCGACGGATACCGCAGGCGTCTCCTGGATCACCCTGGTTTGGCTGCACACCGGCGAGATCAACGCCCGCCAGAGCGACATCAACCCCGCCGGCACCATCTCCGTCGACAAGAAGGTCGCCGACGCCTCCGTTGGCGACTATGACGCGCTGCTGCTCCCGGGCGGCACCATGAACCCCGACCAGCTGCGCACCGACCCCGACGCCGTCAGCTTCGTGCGCGAGTTCATGGGCACCGGCAAACCCGTCGCCACCATCTGCCACGGACCCTGGACGCTGGCGGAAGCCGACGTCGTACGCGGCCGGCGCCTCACCTCCTGGCCCAGCATCCGCACCGACCTGCGCAACGCCGGCGCCGACGTCGTCGACGAAGAGGTCGTCGTCGACCGCCAGCTCATCACCAGCGGTGGCCCCCACGATCTGCCCGTCTTCTGCAACACCCTCATCGACCGCCTGGCCGAAACACTCCAACCCGCCTGA
- a CDS encoding replication initiation protein, RepL2, which produces MNNDDKQKLLDVLHRTSGMTANQRLVVMLYAMHPTDRAGGVIETGANLAKLVGMSPTVFSRTRRQVVEAGWLEETERLAHISYYRLGQKSTGEDVVVPLRRAT; this is translated from the coding sequence GTGAACAACGACGACAAGCAGAAGCTCCTTGACGTTCTTCACCGCACCTCCGGCATGACCGCGAACCAGCGCCTGGTCGTCATGCTCTACGCGATGCATCCCACCGACCGCGCTGGCGGCGTCATCGAGACCGGCGCCAACCTTGCCAAGCTTGTCGGGATGTCGCCGACCGTGTTCTCGCGCACTCGTCGGCAGGTCGTCGAAGCAGGCTGGCTTGAGGAGACCGAGCGGCTCGCCCACATCAGTTACTACCGGCTTGGCCAGAAGAGCACCGGAGAAGACGTCGTCGTCCCGCTCCGGCGGGCAACCTGA
- a CDS encoding IS3 family transposase — protein sequence MLIKAECVRGRVFATRAEANPALFEYIDGFYNSRRIQERLGWLSPIEFEEQHYTKQATAEPTDLKPVNRL from the coding sequence ATGCTGATCAAGGCGGAGTGCGTGCGCGGTCGCGTCTTCGCGACCAGGGCCGAGGCGAACCCTGCGCTCTTCGAGTACATCGACGGCTTCTATAACAGTCGTCGCATCCAGGAACGGCTCGGCTGGCTCAGTCCGATCGAGTTCGAGGAGCAGCACTACACCAAGCAGGCGACGGCCGAACCGACGGACCTGAAACCCGTCAACCGGCTCTGA
- a CDS encoding sulfite oxidase — MDHDTPNSPLRGIKRLALGALSGLLAGYAAIAVAELVSAAVRPESGPVIAVGGAAIDRTPPGVKDWAVRHFGTNDKLVLQLGILGVLTLLALILGMVATRWRLIGSLGVLAFGVVGALAATGRPDSTSATDALPSVVGAVAGAGLLYWLIGRLGSVPHPAEPRVAGTGDGVEAEARDGAETAPTPGAGGSPVTDSTGWDRRGFILAATAAAAASTGSGLAGRALNGSQGQNAVASRKGVVIPAPSSSAAPVPKGAALRIDGISPFMTSNGDFYRVDTALVVPKVDATSWKLRIHGKGVTRERTVTFDDLLKMPLIERNITLTCVSNEVGGPYVGNARWIGVRLADLLEECGVRPPSKGGPADQLVARSVDGMTIGSPVEDVMDGRDAMLAVGMNGQPLPFEHGFPVRMVVPGLYGYVSACKWIEDIELTTFDAYDSYWVKRDWAQRAPIKTESRIDTPKPFGRPKAGTVMVAGVAWAQHRGIDKVEVRVDDGEWQQARLAAQDTRDTWRQWSYAWDATKGGHTLTVRATDRTGETQTEKRTPTIPDGASGWHSVVVTVDA; from the coding sequence ATGGACCATGACACGCCGAACTCGCCGCTGCGCGGCATCAAACGCCTGGCGCTGGGAGCCCTGAGCGGTCTGCTCGCGGGGTACGCCGCCATCGCTGTCGCCGAACTGGTTTCGGCGGCGGTGCGGCCCGAGTCGGGGCCGGTCATCGCGGTCGGTGGGGCGGCGATCGACCGGACCCCACCGGGGGTGAAGGACTGGGCGGTCCGTCACTTCGGCACGAACGACAAGCTCGTGCTGCAACTCGGCATCCTGGGCGTCCTCACCCTGCTGGCGCTGATCCTGGGGATGGTGGCCACGCGGTGGCGGCTGATCGGCTCCCTCGGCGTTCTCGCGTTCGGCGTCGTGGGGGCGCTCGCGGCCACGGGCCGGCCGGACTCGACAAGCGCGACCGACGCCTTGCCGTCGGTCGTGGGCGCAGTGGCCGGCGCGGGGCTGTTGTACTGGCTGATCGGACGTCTGGGCTCCGTGCCGCACCCGGCGGAACCCCGTGTGGCGGGCACCGGGGACGGCGTTGAGGCCGAGGCCCGCGACGGCGCGGAAACCGCTCCCACGCCCGGCGCGGGCGGCTCGCCCGTCACCGACAGCACCGGGTGGGACCGGCGAGGGTTCATCCTGGCCGCGACCGCCGCGGCGGCGGCCTCCACCGGGTCCGGTCTCGCCGGCCGTGCGCTGAACGGCTCCCAGGGTCAGAATGCCGTTGCCTCCCGCAAGGGCGTCGTGATTCCGGCGCCGTCGTCCTCGGCTGCCCCCGTGCCCAAGGGTGCGGCCCTGCGCATCGACGGGATCAGCCCGTTCATGACGTCCAACGGCGACTTCTACCGGGTCGACACCGCGCTCGTCGTCCCCAAGGTCGACGCCACATCCTGGAAACTGCGCATCCACGGCAAGGGCGTGACGCGCGAACGCACCGTCACCTTCGATGACTTGCTTAAGATGCCGCTCATCGAGCGGAACATCACCCTCACTTGCGTCTCCAACGAGGTCGGCGGCCCCTATGTCGGTAACGCCCGCTGGATCGGCGTGCGCCTGGCCGACCTCTTGGAAGAGTGCGGGGTGCGGCCGCCGTCGAAGGGCGGCCCGGCCGATCAGCTGGTGGCCCGGTCGGTGGACGGCATGACGATCGGGAGCCCGGTCGAGGACGTGATGGACGGTCGGGACGCGATGCTCGCTGTCGGTATGAACGGCCAGCCTCTGCCCTTTGAGCACGGCTTCCCGGTGCGGATGGTGGTGCCGGGCCTGTACGGCTATGTGTCGGCCTGCAAATGGATCGAGGACATCGAGCTGACCACCTTCGACGCCTACGACTCGTACTGGGTGAAGCGGGACTGGGCGCAGCGTGCGCCGATCAAGACGGAGTCGCGGATCGATACTCCTAAGCCGTTCGGGCGTCCGAAGGCGGGGACGGTCATGGTTGCGGGTGTGGCGTGGGCGCAGCACCGCGGCATCGACAAGGTCGAGGTGCGCGTCGATGACGGGGAGTGGCAGCAGGCTCGGCTGGCCGCGCAGGACACCCGGGACACCTGGCGGCAGTGGTCCTATGCCTGGGATGCGACCAAGGGCGGTCACACATTGACGGTGCGGGCCACCGACCGCACCGGCGAGACGCAGACCGAGAAGCGCACTCCGACGATCCCCGACGGCGCGTCCGGCTGGCACTCGGTCGTCGTCACTGTCGACGCGTAG
- a CDS encoding aldo/keto reductase codes for MADPRTVVLPRGVAVPALGQGTWGMGEDAGRRAAEVSALRAGLDLGMTLVDTAEMYGDGAAEEVVAEAVSGRRDEVFLVSKVLPSHADARGVAEACRGSLRRLHTDRIDLYLLHWRGAVPLEETVEAFESLVREGAIRSWGVSNLDVEDLADLPPGAEPQTDQVLYNLSRRGPEHSLLPRCRELSIPIMAYSPVEQGRLLDHTALREVAAAQGATPAQIALAWVLRHEDVIAIPKASSRGHVEENRAALEVDLTAEDLATLERAFPPPGSKRPLEML; via the coding sequence ATGGCGGATCCACGGACAGTAGTCCTTCCCCGCGGGGTTGCGGTCCCGGCTCTTGGTCAAGGCACCTGGGGGATGGGGGAGGACGCCGGGCGCCGCGCGGCCGAGGTGTCGGCCCTGCGCGCCGGGCTGGACCTGGGGATGACCCTCGTCGACACCGCGGAGATGTACGGGGACGGCGCGGCGGAGGAAGTGGTGGCCGAGGCGGTGTCCGGACGGCGCGACGAGGTCTTCCTGGTCAGCAAGGTGCTCCCCTCCCACGCGGACGCCCGCGGAGTGGCCGAGGCGTGCCGGGGGAGCCTGCGCCGTCTGCACACGGACCGGATCGACCTGTACTTGCTGCACTGGCGCGGAGCCGTGCCGCTGGAGGAGACGGTCGAGGCGTTCGAGTCCCTGGTGCGGGAGGGTGCCATCCGTTCCTGGGGGGTGAGCAACCTGGACGTGGAGGATCTCGCGGACCTGCCGCCCGGAGCCGAGCCGCAGACCGACCAGGTGCTGTACAACCTCAGCCGTCGAGGGCCCGAGCACAGTCTGCTGCCCAGGTGCCGTGAACTGTCGATCCCCATCATGGCGTACTCGCCGGTTGAGCAGGGCCGTCTGCTCGACCACACGGCGCTGCGGGAGGTGGCCGCTGCCCAAGGTGCGACGCCCGCGCAGATCGCCCTGGCGTGGGTCCTGCGGCACGAGGACGTCATCGCGATCCCGAAGGCGTCCTCCCGCGGGCACGTCGAGGAGAACAGGGCGGCTCTGGAGGTGGACCTGACCGCCGAGGACCTCGCGACCCTGGAGCGGGCGTTCCCGCCGCCGGGCAGCAAACGGCCGCTGGAAATGCTGTGA